From the genome of Bubalus kerabau isolate K-KA32 ecotype Philippines breed swamp buffalo chromosome 13, PCC_UOA_SB_1v2, whole genome shotgun sequence:
CGTGGCAGCCAGTTCCCATCCTTGGGTGGGAGCTTTCCAAAGTCACCCTCTTCACATTACTGAAGACACCTTTATCGCTCTCCTCATTTAGAAAATTCCCAGGGTTTTAGGAGCTTTATGCTAGGATGGAACTaacaccaaatatatatttctaattacATTATAAATCACAACATCACACCCCCTCAAAattctagtattcccatctccatGAGATAGCCAAAGTTAATACACTataggacttccatggtggtcccatggttaagaatctgcctgtccaatgaggggacatgggtttgatccctggtccaagaggatttcacatgctgtggggcaactagtcccatgggccacaactcctgagtccacgcaactagagagtaaccccctcTCACCACAACCATTTGCAGTGAAAAAGACTCAGAGCAGCCaattaactaattaaaattaaaaacatttttaaaaatataccatatgtttttccattcctttctccattaCAGCATGATACTTTCCCACTTTTTTTAAATACTGGAAACTTTCAACCTTACTCAAAAGTACAGAAAATAGTATAATTAAACCTTATGTACCCACTGTTCACTTTCAGCAATTATCAACATATGGAGAATATTGTTTATGTTTGACCTTTTTCCCCCcaggattttaaaaagctaatcTAAGGCATCATGCAAATAAATCTTCATATAAACCTTCATGAATAAATCTTCATATAAACCTTCATGAAGGgtatatgggtttttttttaataccatcaCCATGTCATCTTCACACCTAAAAGAATTAATAATAATGCCTCAGAATGCAGGTCCTCAAGTGGAGGCTTCACAGTTCAGGCTTTCCTCACCACCGCTACGGCCACCCCACCATTCTCTGTTTCAAGACACGGGGGTCCATTTGCTGACCTTGTAGCCGAGCTGTGATGGCCATCCTCGTAACTGACCCATTGTCCCTCCCAACCCCTCAGGTCTGCGCTCTGCCTTCTGTCTGCAGCCTCCATACACCGGTCCCTGCAGGGCCATGTTCACCAGGTACTTCTACAACGCCGTGTCCGGGCTATGCCAGACCTTTACTTACGGCGGATGCAGAAGGAAGCCGAACAACTTCCTGAGTGAGAAGGAGTGTATCAGCACCTGTGGTGGCCGCAACAGAGCCCAGGGTAAGgcgggggcagggcagggtgggaggggaagggctgGGGAGAGAGGCGGAGCTCAGGAGCCACACACCATTCACTCCTGCCCGGTGCCTTTCCTCCTCGCTGCTGGCCAGGAGAAGTGGCCGCAGTGTCCTGTGAAACCACACACTGAGTGAGTTCTCCAGGGGCCAACTTTCCAGAAGGTCACCCCTAGAATCACCTTCCAGGTAATCTAAGCCActttcaggctcctctttctcGGACGCCGAGTCAGCCACCCTGCCCAGCGGGTCCACCATGCTCCTGAGCAAACAGCTTTTCTCTTCCTGGTCATCCTGGTGTCAGGAGTACCGCGCTCGCTCCTTTCTGGGGTTGTCAAGACTCTGTCAGGTGTACGCTGTCAAGGTCATGGGCTTCAGTGATGAAAGTCAACaagttccttctttcttcttacaGAGAGTCTGGCAACTGTGCTCCCTGAGACGCTGAAGTCCTAGGAGGCCCCACGGGACTGTGGCTGCTTCTGAGCTATTTGAGCCTCCTTTGCTTCCTTCTCAAGCCTACCCTCCTCAGCAGAACCCTGCCTCTCTCTTCACTGCAACCTCACCCTCACCCCCCTCCCCAATATCACTGCTCTCCTTGGAGGGGCAGTGTGGGAATTTCTGGTCCAGCCCTGAGCATCACTGGTGGTAGAAGTCTTTTCAGTAAAGAAGCCCTCTTGCCCCACAGTGATGTTACGTATTTGTTTGTGGCTTCAACCTCTGgccttatatataataaattaattttctaattaaattAACAGGAGTGGATTCTGTTGTCTGCAACCAAGAACAGTAACCCGTTGGGTCCATGAAAACGGTGGTCCTTCTCACTGTTCAGCGGTGTGGAAGGCACCGCTTCTTTTTCTGTCCTCAGACTGGGCCCTACCAGGTTTAGGAACCATTCTAGCCCCATCTACCTCTTAATGGCCACCCCAAGCAACACAAAAAACTGGGGAACAGATACCATGCCGTGAAagcatttgtttactttttggaCCAGATCAGTCTGGGGACTGGTCATCCTCCTGGACTCTCgggaggagaaaggaaggtgGGTGAGGCTCACTTCTCCACTTGCTCAAGGAAACCCCTCCCCTGAGGAACTGTGGCAGGGTGGggacttttatttcttctaaagaaAAGCATCCACCCACTTAGCAGCTGCcaggtgccaggctctgtgcttagCATTTTTTtggcattatttcacttaatcaTTT
Proteins encoded in this window:
- the LOC129625119 gene encoding pancreatic trypsin inhibitor-like, giving the protein MGVKSPVCPQDPQEPSCKATKMSRLCLSAALLVLLGTLVAGTPEGDDSNKDDGLRSAFCLQPPYTGPCRAMFTRYFYNAVSGLCQTFTYGGCRRKPNNFLSEKECISTCGGRNRAQESLATVLPETLKS